A window from Festucalex cinctus isolate MCC-2025b chromosome 4, RoL_Fcin_1.0, whole genome shotgun sequence encodes these proteins:
- the LOC144018166 gene encoding uncharacterized protein LOC144018166 has protein sequence MDSRTADMRPPPIKREDTPPHVKEEKHEVDVGREDDIGDFPVIRVVVKAEDEEDEGQLCESEAGVASAPLSDSLDTDDEIREKPFACPFCAKGFSRRTHLKSHVMTHTGEKPFPCSLCSQRFSSKSNLKSHMRTHTGEKPFPCSLCSERFPRKHTLTEHMRTHTGEKPFPCSVCCQTFSSKSNLKAHMRRHTGEKPFHCSVCGEGFTTKAILLVHTRKHTGEKPFACSTCGERFTRKDTLTVHMRTHTGEKPFPCSVCAQTYSSKCSLKIHMRRHTGERPFRCSACGEGYATKAILVAHTRTHTGEKPFSCSACAQTFAHKCNLRTHMRKHGAGESLRHPERDRRFASQLEADHRKCAADKSDSL, from the coding sequence ACATGAGGCCACCGCCCATCAAAAGGGAAGACACGCCCCCCCACGTCAAAGAAGAAAAGCATGAAGTGGACGTCGGTCGCGAGGATGACATCGGCGACTTTCCCGTCATTCGGGTGGTGGTGAAGGCCGAAGACGAGGAAGATGAAGGCCAGCTTTGCGAGTCGGAAGCGGGTGTCGCGTCGGCTCCGCTCTCCGACTCGCTCGACACCGACGACGAGATACgggagaaaccttttgcgtGTCCGTTTTGCGCCAAAGGATTCAGCAGGAGGACGCATTTGAAGTCGCACGTGATGACGCACACGGGCGAGAAACCCTTTCCTTGCTCGCTTTGCTCTCAGAGGTTCTCGTCCAAGAGCAACTTGAAGTCgcacatgagaacgcacacCGGGGAGAAACCCTTTCCCTGCTCGCTGTGCAGCGAGCGATTCCCTCGCAAACACACTCTGACGGAGCACATGAGGacgcacacgggagagaaaccgTTCCCGTGTTCGGTTTGCTGCCAGACTTTCTCTTCCAAGAGCAACCTGAAGGCCCACATGAGAAGACACACCGGCGAGAAACCTTTCCATTGCTCCGTTTGCGGCGAAGGCTTCACCACAAAAGCTATTTTGTTGGTACACACCAGGAagcacacgggagagaaaccgTTTGCCTGCTCAACTTGCGGCGAACGATTCACCCGGAAAGACACGTTGACGGTCcacatgagaacgcacacgggagagaaacccTTCCCCTGTTCCGTCTGCGCCCAAACGTACTCGTCAAAGTGCAGTTTGAAGATTCACATGCGGAGGCACACCGGCGAGAGACCTTTCCGCTGCTCCGCGTGCGGCGAAGGCTACGCCACCAAAGCCATTTTGGTGGCGCACACGAGAACGCACACGGGGGAGAAACCGTTTTCCTGCTCGGCGTGCGCGCAAACCTTCGCTCACAAGTGCAACTTGAGGACGCACATGAGGAAACACGGCGCGGGCGAGTCGCTTCGTCATCCCGAGCGCGATCGCAGGTTCGCGTCTCAGTTGGAGGCGGACCATCGCAAGTGTGCTGCTGACAAAAGCGACAGTTTGTGA